In Perca fluviatilis chromosome 14, GENO_Pfluv_1.0, whole genome shotgun sequence, a genomic segment contains:
- the LOC120572924 gene encoding coxsackievirus and adenovirus receptor-like, with the protein MAALMLLLFLLSEAASDLIEVTVDPGDDVILPCQVADSSIRAVEWSRPDLKPDNVLYYRDGHLDPTHQHPSFKDRVELVDRDLKDGDASLILKNVTIDDNGTYECRVKTDGSTRKKRGIEPIRIIRLQVREPAGSKKGDYLIYVLAGVGLFLKALLQLCIKSTAQGPAYERLA; encoded by the exons ACCTGATTGAGGTAACAGTGGATCCTGGAGATGATGTTATTCTGCCATGTCAGGTTGCTGATTCCTCCATCAGAGCTGTAGAGTGGAGCAGACCTGACTTGAAGCCAGATAACGTCCTCTATTACAGAGATGGACACTTGGATCCAACCCACCAGCATCCATCCTTTAAGGACAGGGTggagctggtggacagagatCTGAAGGACGGAGACGCGTCTTTAATTCTGAAGAATGTGACCATCGATGACAACGGAACATACGAGTGTCGCGTTAAAACTGATGGTTCAACACGTAAAAAGAGAGGCATtgagccaatcagaatcatccgtctgcaggttagagagccagcag gttccaaGAAAGGAGACTATCTTATATACGTTCTGGCAGGTGTCGGTCTTTTTCTAAAGGCCCTTTTACAGTTGTGCATCAAATCGACGGCGCAGGGTCCGGCGTACGAGAGgttagcctga